ACATGATAATTTTTAATTGCAACTGGAGAAATTTTATCTAGCATTTCCAGAGCACGACTATCTTTTAAGGAGGACTCGATCTTCCCAGCACCTTCCACTGAAACCACCAAACCCCCCAGAGGATCACCTTTCTCATCTAAAACCTTTCCCCTAACTCCTCTGTTGGGGCCTTTAACCTCCATAACTCCCAGATCTATTGTTTGGCTTTTTAAATCCACGGTTAAAATAGTTTCATACAGCTTTTCACCTTTAAATCCAACTTCCAACTTTATTTTAGTGGATTTCTCCGGATTTTTGCCGTATTCTGATAATTCCAGTGATGAAACATGGAAGTTACCCTCAGAACTGGTCATGGTTTCTGCAATCTCCTGATTCATCACAAGAGGACTGGAATCAATCCTCTGTATAACCAGGTTATGATGTGCCAGTGGTTTCCCATCAACCCCTACTAAACGCCCTTTAAACAGGTTACCTTCCATTTAGACCACTTTCATAGTTCAGATTATCTTTAAAAGCCAAAATTGTTCTTATTTTCCCCGATTTTATTTCGTTTACCTGTTTCTAGTAATTTAACAAGAACGTAACTTAAATTTAAATTCTAAACTAAAGTATACTTTATTTATGCAGTCAGTATCCTTTTCATGCAGTTTTATGAAAACTAAGTAAACTGCTTTTTATTATTATGTTTATCCAGGTTATTAAATGATTAATATACTTAAACTCTTAATATCCTCCTATTTTAGTCTTTTTTCCATTTTCAGCCTATTAGGGGATTCTATTCAAAATTTTAGATATAAGGAATATTTAAATAGACTAACATCCCAACTAATCATCAAGAATTAACTCAAATTCTATTCTCATTAAAATGATGAAATGGTGTAAAATTCAAAAAAGGGCTTTAAAATATTAAATATTTAGTTCAAACCAAGTAAACTGGTGAATCAATGAAAATCGGAATGTCACATGGGGCTGGCGGAGAGATAATGCAGGGTCTCATCTCAGATATAATACTGGGTAATATAAAAAACAAAACAGTTAATGGTGGGGTGGGACTGGCAGAACTGGATGATGGAGCCACCATCCCCCTGGGTGAAAATGAAATCGTAATCAGCACAGACAGCCATACCATTGACCCATTATTCTTCCCAGGAGGAGATATTGGTAGAATCTCAATGGCAGGCACTGTCAATGATGTATCGGTAATGGGTGCCCGTCCCCTGGCCATAGCCAATGCCATGGTAATCAGCGAAGGATTTAACGTGGATGAACTGGAACGTATAATTAAATCTATGGACGAGGTATGCCAGGAAACAGGTGTGGCCATTGTAACTGGGGATACCAAGGTAATGGAGAATGATAAATTAGATAAGATGATTATCTGCACCACAGGGATTGGTATTGCCCCTAAAGGTGCTATCACCCCGGATTCAGGACTCGAAGTGGGAGATAAAATCATCCTCACCGGAAGCGTGGGAGACCATGGAATATCATTAATGAGTTACCGTGAAGGTTTTGGCTTTGAAACAGACTTAAAATCCGATGTGGCTCCAGTGTGGGGTATGGTAGAGGCAGCACTAGCCATTGGTGGAGTGCATGCCATGAAAGACCCAACCCGTGGTGGAATAGCCAACGCCCTCAATGAACTGGCCTCAAAGTCAGGTGTGGGAATGTTCCTGGATGATGAGAAGATACCAGTTAAAAGGGAAGTTCACGCTGCATCAGAGATGCTGGGAATAGATCCTTACGAAGTGGCCAATGAAGGAAAGGTCATCATGGGAGTGGCCCCTGAAAAGGCTGATGAAATTTTGGAAGCCATTCGCAAAACCAAGTATGGTGGGGAGGCCCAGATAATTGGTGAGGTAACCACTGATAAACACGTGATCCTGGAAACAGAACTGGGTGGTAAGAGAATACTGGAGGCACCCATAGCAGATCCAGTTCCCAGGGTATGTTAACAATTATAAACTAAAAATGAGTGTTTTTAGCAGAACAATGTCAAAATTTATGAAGAACACAACAGGTGATTATGATGCAGGAATTTTGGGGTAGAAGACTGGCTGCTTTAATAATTGATGCAATTTTCATCACTCTACTTATGTGGGTCTTAACTGCCATAATTTACCCAGTACTAGCATGGACTAATCTATATTCAGTTTTGAACTACTGGCTTGTATTGTTGGGTGTGCTGATAATTTTATACTTTACCTTAATGGAAGGAAAATGGTTCACCACACTGGGCAAAGGCTTAATGAAGCTTAAAGTGCAGGCTGCTGATGGAGATATGAACTATAAAATGGCATTCCTACGAAACATCTCTAAATTCCTCTGGATCCCACTGGTGCTTGACATAATAATAGGGTTTGCCAGAAGTAAAGAAGGAACACGGCAAAGATATCTGGACCAAGTTGCCAGGACCACTGTAATTAAAGTGGAATAATTAAAAAGGACTATACTTATTTAAATTCTATTTTTTTTGGAAATTCGTCGAATCTAGAAAATAAAAAGAAAAAAATTTGGAAAAGAGGATCTAATGGTAGGTTCTCCAGTTTTCCATTGTTTTTTATCTGGAGTTTTATATTGTTTTTAATGTTATTCATCCACGATCTTAACCAGTTGAACCTCTTCTGGTTGAGATATGGCCCTGGCGATTAGTATGGTCGCCACCACAGCTATAATGGTGATGACCACTGCATATATTAATAAACCCCATAAATCACTTCCTTTTGGAAGAAACTGCAATATAATTGCTTTTATTGCTTCATTCCATGCTAGTGCTGCGATTAATCCAAATGCGGTGGTGATTAATGTTGCAATGGTTTGAAGTACCTGTCCTTTAACTTCGTTGGCCTTTTTTTTCATATGTTCCCCTCCTTACAAGAAATACTTACATATTATTTTTGTATGAGAATTTATATAAATTTTAAATCTGGAGGACGATTTAGGGATATTATATGGGGAATTTTCTCTAGAAAAGGTTTTATACAAATCGATGGCTTAAATTTACTGTAAATAACAATAATTCAAGCCAAAATCTATTATTTTCAATAAATATTATTAAAAGTTGAAATAGATTATAACACATTAATGGTAGTAAAGATAGTCTAAAGAAGCGAAAATTCACTTAGTATGCTGGAAATAACACACAGAATAAAAATAATTGGATTTGAAAAGTGAAGGAGAATCTATCAATCGCCAAACGTAGATATATTAAAATAATAGAATCAAAAACATATGTTAAGGATTAATAGGATCTTTTCGGTTTACCCTTTTGTATCAATTAAACTGGAAAAAATAAGGAATAAGAAGTACGGAAAGATAATATGAAACCAATGTTCATGGGTGCATCTACAAAACAGGGCTATGAAATTGCTGCTAAAAGTAGAGAGATTGTAAGGTCCCTCATTGATGAAAAAACCCGGGATCTGACACCGGAGGAGAGATCCATAGTGGAACGGATAGTGCACTCCACTGCGGATCCCGAGTATGC
Above is a genomic segment from Methanobacterium sp. containing:
- the hypE gene encoding hydrogenase expression/formation protein HypE gives rise to the protein MKIGMSHGAGGEIMQGLISDIILGNIKNKTVNGGVGLAELDDGATIPLGENEIVISTDSHTIDPLFFPGGDIGRISMAGTVNDVSVMGARPLAIANAMVISEGFNVDELERIIKSMDEVCQETGVAIVTGDTKVMENDKLDKMIICTTGIGIAPKGAITPDSGLEVGDKIILTGSVGDHGISLMSYREGFGFETDLKSDVAPVWGMVEAALAIGGVHAMKDPTRGGIANALNELASKSGVGMFLDDEKIPVKREVHAASEMLGIDPYEVANEGKVIMGVAPEKADEILEAIRKTKYGGEAQIIGEVTTDKHVILETELGGKRILEAPIADPVPRVC
- a CDS encoding RDD family protein; translated protein: MQEFWGRRLAALIIDAIFITLLMWVLTAIIYPVLAWTNLYSVLNYWLVLLGVLIILYFTLMEGKWFTTLGKGLMKLKVQAADGDMNYKMAFLRNISKFLWIPLVLDIIIGFARSKEGTRQRYLDQVARTTVIKVE
- a CDS encoding DUF5654 family protein, yielding MKKKANEVKGQVLQTIATLITTAFGLIAALAWNEAIKAIILQFLPKGSDLWGLLIYAVVITIIAVVATILIARAISQPEEVQLVKIVDE